The proteins below are encoded in one region of Phaseolus vulgaris cultivar G19833 chromosome 1, P. vulgaris v2.0, whole genome shotgun sequence:
- the LOC137814316 gene encoding acid phosphatase 1 produces the protein MAKCLALSLIILGLFIGLVSPEWNILNLWGKRVEEVSPEWNILNQRWGEKVVGDNLKSYCESWRINVELNNIRGFRVVPQECVQHVKKYMTSSQYKADSLRAVEEIRLYLSGYCTLKGDGKDSWIFDIDDTLLSTIPYYKKHGFGGEKLNATSLEAWMKQSKAPALDHTLELFHEIKNKGFKIFLVSSRKEILRSATVDNLVNVGYHGWATLKLRGFDDELMEVKRYNSKVRQELVDEGHRIWGIVGDQWSTFDGLPIPNRTFKLPNSIYYKA, from the exons ATGGCCAAGTGTCTGGCACTCTCACTGATCATATTAGGCCTCTTCATTGGTCTGGTGAGTCCAGAATGGAACATACTGAACCTATGGGGAAAAAGGGTTGAGGAAGTGAGTCCAGAATGGAATATACTGAACCAAAGATGGGGGGAGAAAGTGGTTGGAGACAACTTGAAGAGCTACTGTGAGAGTTGGAGGATAAATGTTGAACTAAACAACATTAGGGGGTTCAGAGTTGTTCCTCAAGAATGTGTGCAACACGTGAAGAAGTACATGACTTCATCTCAGTACAAAGCTGACTCTCTGAGGGCAGTGGAAGAGATTAGGCTCTATCTCAGTGGGTACTGCACTTTGAAAGGTGATGGCAAAGATTCCTGGATTTTTGATATTGACGACACCCTTTTGTCCACAATTCCTTATTATAAGAAGCATGGTTTTGG GGGAGAAAAGTTGAATGCAACATCTTTAGAAGCATGGATGAAGCAAAGCAAGGCACCAGCTCTTGATCACACATTGGAGCTCTTCCATGAAATAAAGAACAAAGGCTTCAAAATCTTTCTGGTTTCTTCAAGAAAGGAAATCCTTAGATCTGCAACAGTAGACAACCTAGTCAATGTTGGGTACCATGGTTGGGCTACTCTTAAATTGAG GGGTTTTGATGATGAATTGATGGAAGTAAAAAGATACAATTCTAAGGTGAGACAAGAATTGGTTGATGAAGGTCATCGTATATGGGGCATTGTTGGAGATCAATGGAGCACTTTTGATGGACTTCCTATCCCAAACAGAACATTCAAACTACCCAATTCCATTTACTATAAAGCATAA